A section of the candidate division WOR-3 bacterium genome encodes:
- a CDS encoding thiamine pyrophosphate-dependent enzyme: MMASLKQLAAQKEKFMGGHRACAGCAATIAARMVLTAAEQPVVVGAATGCLEVVSTIYPFSAWNVPYVHNAFENVAATMSGVEAAYRAFKKKGKIQKDLRFIAFGGDGGTYDIGLQSLSGMIERRHRVLYVCYNNEAYMNTGIQRSSATPRGAHTTTSPAGTKIPGKMQIRKNLTEIIIAHEPAYAAQTTIGYWNDLVTKVQKALNADGPSFINIYAPCRLGWAYVPEKTIKVSKLAVETCVWPLYEYENGKYRITVKPKEKKPITEFMKLQGRFGHLFKWHDDVPIKEYQEEVDMIWERLQKRSAQ; the protein is encoded by the coding sequence ATAATGGCATCACTTAAACAATTAGCAGCTCAGAAAGAAAAATTCATGGGTGGCCACCGTGCTTGTGCTGGTTGCGCCGCAACAATTGCCGCGCGTATGGTATTGACTGCAGCCGAGCAACCGGTTGTAGTTGGTGCTGCCACAGGATGTTTGGAAGTCGTGAGTACGATCTATCCTTTTTCAGCATGGAATGTTCCCTATGTCCATAACGCGTTCGAGAACGTCGCGGCCACGATGTCCGGCGTCGAAGCTGCCTACCGCGCCTTCAAGAAAAAAGGCAAGATCCAGAAAGACCTCCGTTTCATCGCTTTTGGTGGTGACGGCGGCACTTATGACATCGGACTGCAGTCTCTTTCCGGTATGATCGAAAGACGCCACCGCGTGCTATATGTATGCTACAACAATGAGGCATACATGAATACGGGGATCCAGCGTTCATCAGCTACGCCCCGCGGCGCTCACACGACAACCTCGCCGGCCGGCACCAAGATACCGGGCAAAATGCAGATCAGAAAAAATCTGACCGAGATCATCATTGCCCATGAACCTGCTTACGCAGCCCAGACCACGATCGGCTACTGGAACGACCTGGTGACCAAAGTACAAAAGGCATTGAACGCTGACGGACCTTCTTTTATTAATATCTATGCGCCATGCCGGCTCGGCTGGGCATACGTTCCTGAAAAAACGATCAAGGTATCCAAACTCGCGGTCGAAACCTGCGTCTGGCCCCTATACGAATATGAAAACGGAAAGTACCGGATAACGGTAAAACCAAAGGAAAAGAAACCGATAACCGAGTTCATGAAACTACAGGGCAGGTTCGGACATCTGTTCAAGTGGCATGATGACGTACCGATCAAGGAATATCAGGAAGAGGTCGATATGATCTGGGAGCGACTGCAGAAAAGGAGCGCTCAGTAG
- a CDS encoding tetratricopeptide repeat protein has translation MIVFFLVLNMEARIDSLENSFAQNRQIETLLELSKCHITTGEYHKSIEFLKKNERYFVEDLDKARLMYENGSVYLFAGDVVKAHDTYLRLMSSYPQLDVANDAAERLYLIETAQDDTVQLKNLVNLVRLFETGQYGSAIDSARKLLKTPVGAHAYYYLALVYSSMNDLPLALGTLVELNKEYPGHRIIEAFLLQSDIYVALEKKKEAREILEDLIVREPNTIYALKARQRLEKLEEGQ, from the coding sequence ATGATCGTATTTTTTCTGGTGCTGAATATGGAAGCCCGCATCGATAGTCTCGAGAATAGTTTCGCGCAGAACCGGCAGATCGAGACGCTGCTCGAACTCAGCAAATGCCACATAACGACGGGTGAATATCACAAGAGCATTGAATTCTTAAAGAAGAATGAGCGGTATTTCGTTGAGGACCTGGACAAAGCGCGGCTAATGTATGAAAACGGCAGCGTGTACCTGTTCGCCGGTGATGTGGTCAAAGCCCATGATACATACCTGAGGTTGATGAGCAGCTATCCACAACTCGACGTTGCTAACGACGCGGCCGAACGGCTTTATTTGATCGAGACGGCACAGGATGACACAGTGCAGCTCAAGAACTTGGTGAACCTCGTGCGTTTGTTCGAGACCGGCCAGTATGGATCGGCTATCGATTCGGCCCGGAAATTATTGAAAACACCGGTCGGCGCTCATGCTTACTACTATCTTGCGCTTGTTTACAGTTCGATGAATGATCTGCCTCTTGCCCTGGGTACGCTCGTGGAACTCAACAAGGAATATCCGGGACACAGAATAATTGAAGCCTTTTTGCTCCAGTCCGATATCTACGTAGCACTGGAGAAGAAAAAGGAAGCGCGGGAAATCCTTGAGGATTTGATCGTGCGTGAGCCGAACACGATATACGCGTTAAAGGCTCGTCAAAGATTGGAAAAGCTGGAGGAAGGTCAGTAA
- a CDS encoding HAD family hydrolase, whose product MIKVILFDLDGTLYNSTEVRTKFAEAAYHALAKLKKIPVDEAKMLIEDTREKLKEKHGFPVPYTLTLIRFGMPVEVWHKENIAYFDPRDYLSANGELRKILQGMKKRFKLAILTNNNEVQANRILQALKVQDLFDRVFTYNSFRTMKPNPRTFREAAGAMGVSPNECLVVGDRYSVDLIPAQDLGMKIYEVKGPEGIEKLVTALRSVA is encoded by the coding sequence ATGATTAAGGTTATACTCTTTGATCTGGACGGCACGCTCTACAACAGCACTGAAGTGCGCACCAAATTCGCCGAAGCGGCATATCATGCTCTCGCCAAACTCAAGAAGATACCGGTCGATGAAGCAAAGATGTTGATCGAGGATACGCGCGAGAAGTTAAAAGAAAAACACGGCTTTCCGGTACCCTATACGCTGACCTTGATCCGCTTCGGCATGCCGGTCGAAGTCTGGCATAAGGAAAACATCGCCTACTTCGACCCGCGCGATTATCTGTCGGCAAACGGTGAACTCAGAAAAATACTCCAGGGCATGAAAAAACGTTTTAAACTTGCGATCTTGACTAACAACAATGAAGTGCAGGCAAACCGTATCCTCCAAGCGCTCAAAGTACAGGATCTGTTCGACCGTGTCTTTACATATAACAGTTTCCGCACCATGAAGCCAAATCCCAGAACGTTCCGTGAAGCCGCCGGGGCAATGGGTGTTTCGCCAAATGAATGTCTGGTTGTCGGCGACCGGTACAGTGTCGATTTGATCCCTGCCCAGGATCTGGGTATGAAGATCTACGAGGTTAAAGGCCCAGAGGGCATAGAGAAACTAGTCACGGCGCTCCGGTCGGTTGCTTAG
- the porA gene encoding pyruvate ferredoxin oxidoreductase codes for MIVARTGNEAMAEAMRQINPDVVAAYPITPATEVVQLFSKFVHDGEVDTEFVPAESEHSAISACVGASSTGARVMTSTSSQGLALMHEILFIAAGLRLPIVICLVNRSLSSPINIHCDHSDSLASRDAGWIQIFCENTQEAYDTTIMAVKIAEKALLPAMVTTDGFIISHSMERVEMVDDDAVPKFLGTRQVKTSLLDVDNPITLGALDLQDYFFEHKRSEIDAMNHVLPIIDEVQKEFGEKFGRHYPLVDEYKMDDAEVAILAMGSTGGTGKVTVDRLREQGKKAGLVRCRVYRPFPKDAMLKAISKVKVLGILDRADTMSTMGGHLYNECRSILYDSNARPLLKNYVYGLGGRDISIEDIEDIYMELYAIQKSGKVDKDIVYYGVRGE; via the coding sequence ATGATCGTTGCCAGAACTGGAAACGAAGCAATGGCCGAAGCGATGCGTCAGATAAATCCCGACGTCGTCGCCGCCTATCCGATCACGCCCGCCACCGAAGTCGTCCAGCTGTTCTCAAAATTCGTACACGACGGTGAAGTAGATACCGAATTCGTCCCCGCAGAAAGCGAACATTCGGCGATCAGCGCATGCGTCGGCGCTTCCTCAACTGGCGCGCGGGTCATGACATCTACCTCATCGCAGGGACTCGCCCTGATGCACGAAATCCTCTTCATCGCGGCCGGCCTGCGGTTACCGATCGTGATATGTCTCGTAAACAGATCCCTTTCCAGCCCGATCAATATTCACTGCGACCATTCAGATTCGCTTGCGTCAAGAGATGCCGGTTGGATCCAAATATTCTGCGAGAACACTCAGGAAGCATATGATACTACGATCATGGCCGTAAAGATCGCCGAGAAGGCGCTGCTGCCGGCAATGGTCACCACTGACGGATTCATCATCAGCCACAGCATGGAGCGCGTCGAAATGGTCGATGACGACGCAGTACCCAAATTCCTGGGCACACGCCAGGTCAAAACATCGCTCCTCGATGTTGATAATCCAATAACCCTGGGCGCGCTGGACCTGCAGGATTATTTCTTTGAGCACAAGCGTTCTGAAATAGACGCGATGAATCACGTGCTGCCGATCATTGACGAAGTCCAGAAGGAATTCGGCGAGAAATTCGGCCGCCACTACCCGCTTGTCGATGAGTACAAAATGGACGATGCCGAAGTGGCAATACTTGCCATGGGCTCGACCGGCGGAACGGGTAAGGTGACGGTCGACAGATTGCGCGAGCAAGGCAAGAAAGCCGGCCTTGTAAGATGCCGCGTTTACCGTCCGTTCCCCAAGGACGCGATGCTCAAAGCTATTTCGAAAGTGAAAGTACTGGGCATCCTGGACCGCGCTGATACTATGTCGACAATGGGCGGTCATCTGTATAATGAATGCCGCTCCATACTTTACGATTCTAATGCCCGTCCCCTCCTGAAAAACTACGTGTACGGCCTCGGAGGTCGTGATATCAGTATCGAAGATATCGAAGACATCTATATGGAACTCTATGCAATACAGAAATCAGGCAAAGTTGACAAAGATATTGTCTACTACGGAGTAAGGGGGGAATAA